tttaaaaaatgacatagtatagtaaggcatttttattaaaataaatgacatagtatagtaaggcttttttattaaaaaaacgacatagtatagtaaggcattttttattttaaaaaacgacatagtatagtaaggctttttttattaaaaaaacgacatagtatagtaaggcattttttatttaaaaaatgacatagtatagtaaggcatttttattaaaataaatgacatagtatagtaaggcttttttattttaaaaaaacgacatagtatagtaaggcattttttattttaaaaaacgacatagtatagtcagccattttttattaaaaacgacatagtatagtaaggcttttttattaaaaaaacgacatagtatagtaagccattttttattaaaaacgacatagtatagtaaggcttttttattttaaaaaacgacatagtatagtaagccattttttattaaaaaacgacatagtatagtaaggcttttttattaaaaaaacgacatagtatagtaaggcattttttatttaaaaaatgacatagtatagtaaggcattttttatttaaaaaatgacatagtatagtaaggcatttttattaaaataaacgacatagtatagtaaggcatttttttattttaaaaaacgacatagtatagtaaggctttttttattaaaaaaacgacatagtatagtaaggcattttttatttaaaaaatgacatagtatagtaaggcatttttattaaaataaatgacatagtatagtaaggcttttttattttaaaaaaacgacatagtatagtaaggcattttttattttaaaaaacgacatagtatagtaagccattttttattaaaaacgacatagtatagtaaggctttttttattaaaaaaacgacatagtatagtaaggcattttttattttaaaaaactacatagtatagtaagccattttttattaaaaaaacgacatagtatagtaaggcattttttatttaaaaaatgacatagtatagtaaggcatttttattaaaataaatgacatagtatagtaaggcttttttattttaaaaaaacgacatagtatagtaaggcattttttattttaaaaaacgacatagtatagtaagccattttttattaaaaacgacatagtatagtaaggctttttttattaaaaaaacgacatagtatagtaaggcattttttattttaaaaaactacatagtatagtaagccattttttattaaaaaaacgacatagtatagtaaggcattttttatttaaaaaatgacatagtatagtaaggcatttttattaaaataaatgacatagtatagtaaggcttttttattaaaaaaacgacatagtatagtaaggcattttttattttaaaaaacgacatagtatagtaaggctttttttattaaaaaaacgacatagtatagtaaggcattttttatttaaaaaatgacatagtatagtaaggcatttttattaaaataaatgacatagtatagtaaggcttttttattaaaaaaacgacatagtatagtaaggcatttttaattttaaaaaacgacatagtatagtaagccattttttattaaaaaaaacgacatagtatagtaaggcattttttatttaaaaaatgacatagtatagtaaggcattttttatttaaaaaatgacatagtatagtaaggcatttttattaaaataaatgacatagtatagtaaggcttttttattaaaaaaacgacatagtatagtaaggcattttttattttaaaaaacgacatagtatagtaagccattttttattaaaaaacgacatagtatagtaaggcttttttattaaaaaaacgacatagtatagtaaggcattttttattaaaaaaacgacatagtatagtaaggcattttttatttaaaaaatgacatagtatagtaaggcatttttattaaaataaatgacatagtatagtaaggcttttttattttaaaaaaacgacatagtatagtaaggcattttttattttaaaaaaacgacatagtatagtaagccattttttattaaaaacgacatagtatagtaaggctttttttattaaaaaaacgacatagtatagtaaggcattttttattttaaaaaactacatagtatagtaagccattttttattaaaaaaacgacatagtatagtaaggcattttttatttaaaaaatgacatagtatagtaaggcatttttattaaaataaatgacatagtatagtaaggcttttttattaaaaaaacgacatagtatagtaaggcattttttatttaaaaaaacgacatagtatagtaaggctttttttattaaaaaaacgacatagtatagtaaggcattttttatttaaaaaatgacatagtatagtaaggcatttttattaaaataaatgacatagtatagtaaggcttttttattaaaaaaacgacatagtatagtaaggcattttttattttaaaaaacgacatagtatagtaagccattttttattaaaaaaacgacatagtatagtaaggcattttttatttaaaaaatgacagtatagtaaggcattttttatttaaaaaatgacatagtatagtaaggcatttttattaaaataaatgacatagtatagtaaggcttttttattaaaaaaacgacatagtatagtaaggcattttttattttaaaaaacgacatagtatagtaagccattttttattaaaaaacgacatagtatagtaaggcttttttattaaaaaaacgacatagtatagtaaggcattttttatttaaaaaatgacatagtatagtaaggcatttttattaaaaaaacgacatagtatagtaaggcattttttattttaaaaaacgacatagtatagtaagccattttttattaaaaacgacatagtatagtaaggcttttttattaaaaaaacgacatagtatagtaaggcattttttatttaaaaaatgacatagtatagtaaggcatttttattaaaataaacgacatagtatagtaaggcttttttattaaaaaaacgacatagtatagtaaggcattttttattttaaaaaacgacatagtatagtaaggctttttttattaaaaaaacgacatagtatagtaaggcattttttatttaaaaaatgacatagtatagtaaggcatttttattaaaataaatgacatagtatagtaaggcttttttattaaaaaaacgacatagtatagtaaggcattttttattttaaaaaacgacatagtatagtaagccattttttattaaaaaacgacatagtatagtaaggcttttttattaaaaaaatgacatagtatagtaaggcattttttattttaaaaaacgacatagtatagtaagccattttttattaaaaaacgacatagtatagtaaggcttttttattaaaaaaacgacatagtatagtaaggcttttttattaaaaaaacgacatagtatagtaaggcattttttattttaaaaaacgacatagtatagtaagccattttttattaaaaaacgacatagtatagtaaggcttttttattaaaaaaacgacatagtatagtaaggcattttttatttaaaaaatgacatagtatagtaaggcatttttattaaaaaaacgacatagtatagtaaggcattttttattttaaaaaacgacatagtatagtaagccattttttattaaaaacgacatagtatagtaaggcttttttattaaaaaaacgacatagtatagtaaggcattttttatttaaaaaatgacatagtatagtaaggcatttttattaaaataaacgacatagtatagtaaggcttttttattaaaaaaacgacatagtatagtaaggcattttttattttaaaaaacgacatagtatagtaaggctttttttattaaaaaaacgacatagtatagtaaggcattttttatttaaaaaatgacatagtatagtaaggcatttttattaaaataaatgacatagtatagtaaggcttttttattaaaaaaacgacatagtatagtaaggcattttttattttaaaaaacgacatagtatagtaagccattttttattaaaaaacgacatagtatagtaaggcttttttattaaaaaaatgacatagtatagtaaggcattttttattttaaaaaacgacatagtatagtaagccattttttattaaaaaacgacatagtatagtaaggcttttttattaaaaaaacgacatagtatagtaaggcttttttattaaaaaaacgacatagtatagtaaggcattttttattttaaaaaacgacatagtatagtaaggctttttttattaaaaaaacgacatagtatagtaaggcattttttatttaaaaaatgacagtatagtaaggcatttttattaaaataaatgacatagtatagtaaggcttttttattaaaaaaacgacatagtatagtaaggcattttttattttaaaaaacgacatagtatagtaagccattttttattaaaaaacgacatagtatagtaaggcttttttattaaaaaaacgatatagtatagtaaggcattttttatttaaaaaatgacatagtatagtaaggcatttttattaaaataaacgacatagtatagtaaggcttttttattaaaaaaacgacatagtatagtaaggcattttttattttaaaaaacgacatagtatagtaaggctttttttattaaaaaaacgacatagtatagtaaggcattttttatttaaaaaatgacatagtatagtaaggcatttttattaaaataaatgacatagtatagtaaggcttttttattaaaaaacgacatagtatagtaaggcattttttattttaaaaaacgacatagtatagtaaggctttttttattaaaaaaacgacatagtatagtaaggcattttttatttaaaaaatgacatagtatagtaaggcatttttattaaaataaatgacagtatagtaaggcttttttataaaaaaaacgacatagtatagtaaggcttttttattaaaaaaacgacatagtatagtaaggcattttttattttaaaaaacgacatagtatagtaagccattttttattaaaaaacgacatagtatagtaaggctttttttattaaaaaaacgacatagtatagtaaggcattttttatttaaaaaatgacatagtatagtaaggcatttttattaaaataaatgacatagtatagtaaggcttttttattaaaaaaacgacatagtatagtaaggcattttttattttaaaaaacgacatagtatagtaagccattttttattaaaaaacgacatagtatagtaaggcttttttattaaaaaaatgacatagtatagtaaggcattttttattttaaaaaacgacatagtatagtaagccattttttattaaaaaacgacatagtatagtaaggcttttttattaaaaaaacgacatagtatagtaaggcttttttattaaaaaaacgacatagtatagtaaggcattttttattttaaaaaacgacatagtatagtaagccattttttattaaaaaacgacatagtatagtaaggcttttttattaaaaaaacgacatagtatagtaaggcattttttattttaaaaaacaacatagtatagtaagccattttttattaaaaacgacatagtatagtaaggcttttttattttaaaaaacgacatagtatagtaagccattttttattaaaaaacgacatagtatagtaaggctttttttattaaaaaaacgacatagtatagtaaggcattttttatttaaaaaacgacatagtatagtaaggcatttttattaaaataaatgacatagtatagtaaggctttttttattaaaaaaacgacatagtatagtaaggcattttttatttaaaaaatgacatagtatagtaaggcatttttattaaaataaatgacatagtatagtaaggcttttttattaaaaaaacgacatagtatagtaaggcattttttattttaaaaaacgacatagtatagtaagccattttttattaaaaaacgacatagtatagtaaggcttttttaattaaaaaaacgacatagtatagtaagccattttttattaaaaacgacataatatagtaaggcatttttattaaaaaaacgacatagtatagtaaggcattttttattttaaaaaacgacatagtatagtaagccattttttattaaaaacgacatagtatagtaaggcttttttattaaaaaaacgacatagtatagtaaggcattttttattttaaaaaacgacatagtatagtaagccattttttattaaaaaacgacatagtatagtaaggcttttttaattaaaaaaacgacatagtatagtaaggcattttttattttaaaaaacgacatagtatagtaagctattttttattaaaaaaacgacatagtatagtaaggcattttttattttaaaaaacgacatagtatagtaagctattttttattaaaaaacgacatagtatagtaaggctttttttattaaaaaaacgacatagtatagtaaggcattttttatttaaaaaatgacatagtatagtaaggcatttttattaaaataaatgacagtatagtaaggcttttttataaaaaaaacgacatagtatagtaaggcttttttattaaaaaaacgacatagtatagtaaggcattttttattttaaaaaacgacatagtatagtaagccattttttattaaaaaacgacatagtatagtaaggctttttttattaaaaaaacgacatagtatagtaaggcattttttattttaaaaaacgacatagtatagtaagccattttttattaaaaacgacatagtatagtaaggcttttttattaaaaaaacgacatagtatagtaaggcatgttttattttaaaaaacgacatagtatagtaagccattttttattaaaaaacgacatagtatagtaaggcttttttattaaaaaaacgacatagtatagtaaggcattttttattttaaaaaacgacttagtatagtaagctattttttattaaaaaacgacatagtatagtaaggctttttttattaaaaaaacgacatagtatagtaaggcattttttatttaaaaaaatgacatagtatagtaaggcatttttattaaaataaatgacatagtatagtaaggcttttttattaaaaaaacgacatagtatagtaagccattttttattaaaaacgacataatatagtaaggcatttttattaaaaaaacgacatagtatagtaaggcattttttattttaaaaaacgacatagtatagtaaggctttttattaaaaaaacgacatagtatagtaaggcattttttattttaaaaaacgacatagtatagtaagccattttttattaaaaaacgacatagtatagtaaggcattttttatttaaaaaatgacatagtatagtaaggcatttttattaaaaacgacataatatagtaaggcttttttattaaaaaaaacgacatagtatagtaaggcattttttattttaaaaaacgacatagtatagtaagccattttttattaaaaaacgacatagtatagtaaggcttttttattaaaaaaacgacatagtatagtaaggctttttttcgtaaaaaaacgacagtgtagtaaggcttttttttcttaaaaaaaggacatagtatagtaagccattttttattaaaaaacgacattgtatagtaaggcatttttatataaaaaacgacatagtatagtaaggctttttttatttaaaaaatgacatagtatagtaaggcatttttattaaaagaaatgacatagtatagtaaggcttttttattaaaaaaacgacatagtatagtaaggcattttttatttaaaaaaacgacatagtatagtaagccattttttattaaaaaacgacatagtatagtaaggcttttttttattaaaaacgacatagtatagtaaggcattttttattttaaaaaacgacatagtatagtaaggcattttttatttaaaaaaacgacatagtatagtaagccattttttattaaaaaacgacatagtatagtaaggcttttttttattaaaaaacgacatagtatagtaaggcattttttatttaaaaaacgacatagtatagtaaggcattttttaattaaaaaaacgacacagtatagtaaggctttttattaaaaaaacgacatagtatagtagggcttttttcgttaaaaaaagccttactatactatgtcgtttttaagaaaaaaagccttactatactatgtcgttttttaataaaaaatggcttactatactatgtcgttttttttttttttaaaaagccttactatactatgtcgtttttttacgggaaaaaaagccttgctgtaacatttcgtttttttaagaaaaaagccttactatactatgtcgttttttaataaaaaaatggcttactatactgtcattttttaattaaaaaaaaaccttactatactatgccgttttttacgaaaaaaaagcctcactatactatgtcgttttttacggggaaaaaagccttactatagtatgtcgttttttacggaaaaaagccttgctataacatttcgtttttttaagaaaaaaagccttactatactatgtcgtttttacgaaaaaaaatccttactatactatgttattttttgagaaaaaatccttactatactatgttgttttttaagaaaaaaagctactacagtatagtaaggcattttcttaaaaaactacatagtatagtaaggctttttattaaaaaacgacatactatagtaagcccttttttatttaaaaaacaacatactatagtaaggcttttttcgtaaaaaaaaacgacatagtatagtagggcttttttttcgtaaaaaaagctttactatactatgtcgtttttttaagaaaaaggtcttattatactgtcgttttttaagaaaaaaagccttactatactatgtcgttttttttttttaaaaaagccttactatactatgtcgttttttacggggaaaaagcctcactatagtatgtcgttttttacggaaaaaagccttgctataacatttcctttttttaagtaaaaaagccttactatactatgtcgtttttacgaaaaataatccttactatactatgttgtttttttagaaaaaaagctactacagtatagtaaggtattttcttaaaatacgacatagtatagtaaagcattttttattaaaaaaacgacatagtataataagctattttttattaaaaaaaacgacatagtatagtaaggcattttttattaaaaaacgacatactatagtaaggcattttttatttaaaaacgacatagtaaagtaaggcttttttcgtaaaaaaacgacatagtatagtagggctttttttcgtgaaaaaaagctttactatactatgtcgtttttttaagaaaaaagccttactatactatgtcgttttttttttaaaaagccttactatactatgtcgttttttcgggGACAAAGCCtcactatagtatgtcgttttttacggaaaaaagccttgctataacatttcgttttttttaagaaaaaaagccttactatactatgtcgtttttacgaaaaaaaatccttactatactatgtcgttttttaagaaaaaagctactacagtatagcaaggctttttccttaaaaaacgacatagtatagtaaggatttttttcctcaaaaaaatgacatagtacaaaaagccttactatgcatggtcgatttttaagaaaaaaaagcctaactatacatggttggtttttttgggggggagaaaaATAAGGCTTACTGaacttggtctttttttttttcaattaaaaaagagcattactatacatacacacagCAATGAGTTTGAGGCTTTTCTTGTTAGTCCAATGCCTCTTGCTAGGACATGATCCGGCACCCCTACGAAAATAAGCAGGCACGCTAAACGAATGACTGCTGACACTGACTTGTCTTTATCGGGGAAACAGAACGGAAGTCCAGCTGTGGTCGCCGCGGGTGACGGTGGACGGCAAACTCAGCCCCTTCAAGATCAACCTGGAGTCCACGCCGCAGGTTGGTCTTCGTCGCCATTGACGGACGGATGGAAGGACGTCACGTGACCACCGTCCTCTTTTCACTCAGGAGGTGAGCGCGGTGGGCGTGGCCCACAACCGGCGAGCTCAGCCCTTCGTGGCGGCGGCCAACCTGGATGACGCGCGTCAGGTGGTCAGCGCCGTCTACAACACGCCCATCGGACTCTACTCCTCGGGAAACATCCGGGACGCCATGGAGGGACAGATGAAAGGACTGGTGGCGCCCCAGCACGACAGGTTAGCGCATTTTAACGGAGTggaatgggaaaaaataaacaaaaatatgttaCTCACGGTCTTCTCCCCACTCGCAGCCCTCGGACGCTGGCCAACATCGAGGACTCGGACGTGTACCGCCTGCTGCAGAAGGACGGCGAGGACCTGTCGCCGTCGCAGCCTCGCCAGTCGGGATCCTTCAGGGCCTTGCAGGACTTTGTGGACAGCGACGGTCATTGTCATCTCCCGCCGTACGTAGTAGCGTCGATCGGCCTCGCTGATCTTTCTTTTCTCTCCGCAGGCAACAAGCCCATGCCCACCCGGACGGTCAAGGCGCCCACCACCAAGGTCGGAGCGCCAGCCGGAAACCTGCAAAAGCTCCCCATCTGCGACAAGTGCGGCAACGGCGTCGTGTGAGTACCAAAAAGGCCACGCTAGCTGTTAGCTCTTGATCTGGAAACATCcaagtcactttctgttgagttggggacatttcctgttgatttgggagtGTTTCAGCGTGACCACCCGTCCTTCAATTCATTGTTTTCTGTCTTCTTTTGCCAGCGGCACGGTGGTGAAGGCCCGCGACAAGTTGCGCCATCCGACCTGCTTCGTGTGCGCCGACTGCGACGTTAACCTCAAGCAGAAAGGGTACTTCTTGGTGGCGGGCGACTTGTACTGCGAGGTCCACGCCCGAGTCAGGACGGCGCCGCCCGAGAGCTTTGACCTCTAGCGCTCGCGGCTCTCTTAGCGCACACCAAAACCAGCTCTTTTCACGCTTCTGCCGCAGAGCCAGCGATTGAGGTCACTTTCCTGTGGATTTTTAGATCAATCacagatcacttcctgttgattttgatttACTGACCGGGAGGGCGGGACTCAAATTCAAGTGGAAGTGATCGAAATGAACTTCAAATGTCCCCAAATCTGAGAAGAATGCCAAACCATTTGTCCCCCCCTCTCCCGGTCCAAGTGAGTTGGACGTTTAGAGCTGTCACGGTAGTTCGGCATCCAGTTCGTGGACTCTATTCAAGTGGAAGATTTTGCCGGCGAGTTCTCTTTAAAGAGTGACTGCtgacacctttttaaaaaacatgatcTTAATTTTTGGCTTACCTTTTGGGGTACAACGACCATCAATTGTCACTGCCTGTTTACCACTTGCATCATTTCTGACATGGTCAATAAAATTCTatatgaatgacaaaaaaacattttaaattgacatttttattttgaaacttatGATGTTCAAGAAtagaaatatttaaaagaaataatgttCAACGTGTCAGTTCATTCGACCAAGGTAGTAAACTGCAAATGGGCCACAGCGCCCCCTACTGTTTGGGAGGACGAATCGTCTTCGAGCTTGCCGGCGATTTTTGCGTCTCAGACCAGAGCTCGAAAGACGAAGGAAAGCGCCGCTCCCAAAGCCAGACCCAGCGACAGGAAGAAGGCCATGACGGAGCCCGCCGTCTCCGCCTCTTCGGGAAGAACCTTCctgaaaaagagcaaaaagcGGCAAAGTTAAACACACTTTGCCACTTACTAGATCGAGTCCGGTTGGCATGAGACCCACTTGGGCGCGAAACACATGGCCAGGCTGGCCAGGTAGCCGTTGCTGAAGGCCAAGAGCAGGAGCAGGACGGCGAAGGCGCCGTCGTACTCCAACAACACGGGAAGGCGGAGGCGCGGCTGCACGTTGCACAGCATCAGGGCGGGAACCAGGACCACGCGGGAGCACACTAAAGTGGGCAGGAGGCGGCCGTCCGGTCCCGGCTGCAGcgtggatcggcgtcaggttCGAGCGCCACTCGATAAGAGTCACACGGCGACCGACTCACCCACGTGCAGAAGGCGCTCAAGCTCCGCCCGCCCCAGTCCGACAGGTTGAAGAGCAGGAAGCAGGCCACGGGCGCAAAGTACACGTCTGGGGGACGGTGGAGAAAGGGGGTGGTTGTTAGCATGATGATATTGGTggttttttgtctgctaccactgacatttttaatttcaaaacgttaagtatagtaaggcttttttttttcttaaaaaacaacattatatatagtaaggcttgtgaaaaaaagcctcactatacatggtcgatttttaagaaaaaaaagccttactatactatgacgttttttttacgaaaaaaagccttattatactgtcgtttttacgTAAACAAGCCTtaatatagtatgtcgtttttttaagaaaaaaaagctttactatactatggcgtttttttacgtaaaaagccttactatagaatgacgttttttttaaaaataaagccttactatactatgtcgttttttacggaaaaaaagtcttagtatactatgtcgtttttttatgaaaaaaggcttcctatattatgtcgtttttttaagaaaaaaagtcttactatactatgcagttttttaaagaaaaaaagccttactatactatgtcgttttttacgggaaaaaagcctcactatactatgtcgttttttaaagaaaaaaagccttactatactatgtcgttttttacgaaaaaaaagccttactatactatgttgttttttaatttaaaaaaatgccttactatactatgtcgttttttaagaaaaaaagccttactatactgtagtagctttttttcttaaaaaacgacatagtaaggattttttctcaaaaaacaacatagtatagtaaggattttttttcgtaaaaacgacatagtatagtaaggcatttttctttaaaaaaacgaaatgttatagcaaggcttttcccccgtaaaaaacgacaaagtatagtaaggctttttttttaaaaacgacatagtatagtaag
The Stigmatopora argus isolate UIUO_Sarg chromosome 7, RoL_Sarg_1.0, whole genome shotgun sequence DNA segment above includes these coding regions:
- the LOC144077046 gene encoding PDZ and LIM domain protein 3-like; amino-acid sequence: MFRDQKRRAPSVGPQAGPDQNRPMASPSGGGLSPLFFLSPLSISLFLSLYLFTEGAGVQDQSPPRSVMSFTVVLNGPAPWGFRLVGGKDFNQPLTISRVTPGGKAALADVRPGDLVVAIQGAPSEGMMHCHAQNHIKEAGQQLTLALRRTEVQLWSPRVTVDGKLSPFKINLESTPQEVSAVGVAHNRRAQPFVAAANLDDARQVVSAVYNTPIGLYSSGNIRDAMEGQMKGLVAPQHDSPRTLANIEDSDVYRLLQKDGEDLSPSQPRQSGSFRALQDFVDSDGNKPMPTRTVKAPTTKVGAPAGNLQKLPICDKCGNGVVGTVVKARDKLRHPTCFVCADCDVNLKQKGYFLVAGDLYCEVHARVRTAPPESFDL